Proteins from a single region of Pseudopedobacter saltans DSM 12145:
- a CDS encoding outer membrane beta-barrel family protein, giving the protein MTFCRNKVTVFVLLLFINLTSFSQNNTALTSPTSQAGLTLRGKAVDEKTNIPIDFATVSLVKANETQAVAATQTDIDGNFSFKNIKAKGSYKVIINFIGYNAFSKTISLNNSMNLGILKLKQSASSVLNEVVVTGTKDVIQLGIDRKVFNADQSLATQGGTATDLLATIPSVQVDLDGNISLRGTNNVKVMIDGKPSTFGGGDVTAILQSLPANAIEKVELITNPSAKYDPEGQSGIINIVLKRSKNAGMNGNVNLSAGKYESYNAGIGLNFRNEKWNLSGNYNYREGDRRGSGFNSTQFLNNSNNPFTSSTQIRNRFDSNHTIKFGSEYFFTPKTSLGLSSNLNLRKEKNHDSVNQLFFGNNNEILDRGPGFNRESEDNKGYDINLDFYHKFKTDGEELSSNISFGNRRADQYENIVQEFFDANNTPSADRFGMNRINDIDQKSKNWNFQLDYTRPFSKTSKLELGYRSTMRYNDENQISDTLVLNTNIYERDKTLSNLFELEDIVHAVYSNYQNQLTDNFGVQVGLRAEQAYLNTDISGLDNNNVMQRSSGRLDYLRVYPSIYLTQKLKGDNQLQLSYSRRVNRPRGWQVNPFPDVSDRYHIRIGNPNLKPEDIHAYEFSYAKFWKLVTFTSSIYFRQVNDVVQSIRKENPDQNGGTISEFYNIARSRSAGLELISRANITKSWNITGNINLFRSYFKGDESLGINDNDGFNWNGSLNSTLSITKALAAQANFFYMAPRTTSQGKMREMMSLDAGLKYDIFGRKASLGFNMQDILNSRKFGMYTNNQNFIQEFERRRAGRMFNFSLNYRFGKTDLNSSQKRSKKGDERPGIGGDEEMGF; this is encoded by the coding sequence ATGACCTTTTGCCGAAACAAAGTTACCGTATTTGTATTGTTGCTCTTTATTAATCTGACCTCTTTCTCGCAAAATAACACGGCCCTGACAAGTCCCACATCACAAGCTGGCTTAACACTAAGAGGAAAAGCAGTAGACGAGAAAACAAATATTCCAATAGACTTCGCAACAGTTAGTCTTGTAAAAGCTAATGAAACGCAGGCTGTAGCGGCTACTCAAACCGATATTGATGGTAATTTCTCTTTTAAAAACATTAAAGCTAAAGGGAGTTATAAAGTTATCATCAATTTTATTGGATACAATGCGTTTTCTAAAACCATTTCTTTGAATAACTCCATGAATTTGGGAATACTTAAATTAAAACAAAGTGCGTCTTCTGTTTTAAATGAGGTTGTTGTTACAGGCACTAAAGATGTTATACAGTTAGGAATTGACCGAAAAGTTTTCAATGCGGATCAAAGCTTAGCTACGCAAGGCGGCACAGCTACAGACCTATTGGCAACTATTCCTTCTGTACAGGTCGATTTGGATGGAAATATAAGTTTAAGAGGTACAAACAACGTAAAAGTGATGATTGATGGTAAACCTTCTACTTTTGGTGGTGGTGATGTAACTGCTATACTTCAATCGCTACCTGCCAATGCGATAGAAAAAGTTGAACTGATTACAAATCCATCTGCTAAATACGACCCGGAAGGTCAGTCAGGGATTATCAATATTGTGTTAAAAAGGAGTAAAAACGCCGGTATGAACGGAAATGTAAACCTTTCTGCCGGGAAATACGAAAGCTATAATGCAGGCATCGGGCTTAATTTTAGAAACGAAAAATGGAATCTTTCCGGAAATTATAATTATAGAGAGGGAGACAGACGCGGTTCGGGATTTAACTCTACTCAATTCCTGAATAACAGCAACAATCCTTTTACTTCATCTACCCAAATTAGAAACAGATTCGACAGCAATCACACCATAAAATTTGGTAGCGAATACTTCTTTACTCCAAAAACAAGCTTAGGCCTGTCAAGCAATCTAAATCTAAGAAAAGAAAAAAATCACGACTCTGTTAATCAACTGTTTTTTGGCAACAATAACGAAATACTGGACAGAGGTCCGGGTTTCAACCGCGAGTCTGAAGACAATAAAGGATACGATATCAACCTTGATTTCTACCATAAATTTAAAACTGACGGAGAGGAATTAAGTTCGAATATTTCATTTGGAAACAGAAGAGCAGATCAATACGAAAATATCGTACAAGAGTTTTTCGACGCCAATAATACGCCTTCTGCCGACAGATTTGGTATGAACAGAATAAATGACATTGATCAGAAGAGCAAAAACTGGAATTTTCAGTTAGATTATACCAGACCTTTCTCTAAAACGAGTAAGCTGGAGTTAGGCTACAGGTCGACTATGCGCTACAACGACGAAAACCAAATTTCTGATACATTAGTTTTAAACACCAATATCTACGAAAGGGATAAAACTTTAAGCAATCTTTTCGAACTGGAAGATATTGTTCACGCGGTATATTCCAATTACCAGAACCAGCTTACAGATAATTTTGGAGTACAAGTAGGTCTAAGAGCGGAGCAAGCGTATTTGAATACAGATATTTCTGGTTTGGACAACAATAATGTGATGCAGAGAAGTTCTGGCAGATTAGACTATTTAAGGGTTTATCCTAGTATTTATCTTACTCAGAAGCTAAAAGGAGATAACCAATTGCAATTAAGTTATTCAAGAAGAGTTAACAGGCCCAGAGGCTGGCAGGTAAATCCTTTCCCTGACGTTTCGGATAGATACCATATCCGTATAGGTAATCCAAACCTTAAACCAGAAGACATACACGCTTATGAATTTAGCTACGCTAAGTTTTGGAAATTGGTAACTTTTACATCTTCGATCTATTTTAGACAGGTTAATGATGTTGTCCAAAGTATCAGAAAAGAAAACCCGGATCAAAACGGTGGAACGATATCTGAGTTTTATAATATTGCCAGAAGCAGATCGGCTGGATTGGAACTAATTAGTCGCGCAAATATTACTAAAAGTTGGAATATTACCGGAAATATCAATCTTTTCAGATCGTATTTTAAAGGTGATGAAAGCCTGGGAATTAACGACAACGATGGTTTTAACTGGAATGGAAGCTTAAACTCAACACTTTCTATTACGAAAGCATTGGCCGCTCAGGCAAATTTCTTCTATATGGCGCCAAGAACAACGTCGCAAGGAAAGATGAGAGAGATGATGAGTTTGGATGCTGGCTTAAAATATGATATTTTTGGTAGAAAAGCCAGTCTGGGTTTCAACATGCAAGATATCTTGAACAGCAGGAAATTTGGTATGTACACCAATAACCAAAACTTTATTCAGGAGTTCGAGCGTAGAAGAGCAGGTAGAATGTTTAATTTCAGTCTGAATTACAGATTCGGAAAAACGGATTTAAACAGCAGTCAAAAAAGAAGCAAAAAAGGAGATGAAAGACCAGGCATTGGCGGAGATGAAGAAATGGGTTTTTAA